The Bos indicus x Bos taurus breed Angus x Brahman F1 hybrid chromosome 25, Bos_hybrid_MaternalHap_v2.0, whole genome shotgun sequence genome has a window encoding:
- the MEFV gene encoding pyrin codes for MVRTRSDHLLYSLEELLPYDFEKFKFKLQNTSLEKEHLRIPRGQLQTAEPVKLASLMVNHYGEEYAVQLTLQVLRAINQHLLAEELHQVISPECRIQESDTDSSAMSGSSGEMKPKSLKTPDGLEGDKQRQSADGAGCPPSSQPEASRGPQKKPLGKQRDQKGSEGLEVQSKLGAKNTTLSSKRSPFLTKVPREKEKGSCPSVRLRRNASSAGRLQGLTSGSLAGSPGRKETKISEVYLPSGKKRPKSLELTISPEETGPLNPEILLLQEKMNTENPSSATTASEVATLKTGPTVTLEKGFRNPGHATTLEGTALRNTPLSVPLAGKMMIGEHPEPTAPSERSGTGAPKASSVPHEPSDPEVSPSSGRLQDKAVCPLCRAQEGDPVGGSCVHISCSCSAASRDPEASLSRSSSCPRCQDLLPGKSHGSHEWQEGLQMASLNPKSLPQCKRHMKQAQLLFCEDHGELICLICRLSQEHRGHRVRPIEEAALEYKEQIQKQLDHLKELRKSGEEQRSQGDKKTVNSLKQAETQKQRIQYQLEQLCQFLEQQERLFVAWLEELGQTIGQVRETYGTQRTRDIALLDKLIGELEAKQCQPEWELMKDIGVTLHRAKMVTVPELWATPPEVKEKIHLLYQKSEFVEKRVKHFLGRWACRRMGGAPSPAFKSHVARTPWRPFSIFLVLSDSAFSLSQICPHLGNLTQTPSLLLETLRSEVETFNVNVILEAETVHSNLIFHLL; via the exons ATGGTCAGGACCCGGAGTGACCATCTACTCTACTCCCTGGAAGAGCTTTTGCCCTATGACTTCGAGAAGTTCAAGTTCAAGCTGCAGAACACCAGCCTGGAGAAGGAGCACCTCCGGATCCCCCGGGGCCAACTGCAGACAGCCGAGCCAGTGAAGCTGGCCTCTCTGATGGTCAATCACTATGGGGAGGAGTATGCCGTGCAGCTAACCCTGCAGGTCCTGAGGGCCATCAACCAGCACCTCCTGGCAGAGGAGCTTCACCAGGTGATCAGCCCAG AGTGTCGGATACAAGAAAGTGACACAGACAGCTCAGCAATGTCGGGTTCCTCTGGGGAGATGAAGCCCAAGAGCCTAAAGACCCCAGATGGTCTGGAAGGTGACAAGCAGCGACAAAGTGCTGATGGGGCTGGCTGCCCACCCTCCAGCCAGCCTGAGGCTAGCAGGGGGCCCCAGAAGAAGCCTCTGGGCAAACAACGAGATCAGAAAGGCTCTGAGGGCCTGGAGGTGCAGAGCAAGCTGGGGGCCAAGAACACGACTCTGTCTTCCAAGAGAAGCCCCTTCCTCACCAAGGTGCCgcgagagaaggagaaagggagctGTCCAAGCGTCAGGCTGCGGAGGAACGCCAGCTCTGCAGGAAGGCTCCAGGGACTCACCAGCGGGTCGTTGGCTGGGTCcccaggaaggaaagaaacaaagatatcGGAAGTATATTTACCTTCAGGAAAGAAGCGACCCAAAAGTCTTGAACTTACCATTTCTCCAGAAGAGACAGGACCCCTCAATCCAGAAATTCTTCTGCTTCAGGAGAAAATGAACACTGAGAATCCAAGCTCAGCAACCACTGCCAGCGAAGTGGCCACTCTGAAAACAGGACCGACCGTGACTCTGGAGAAAGGCTTCAGGAATCCAGGGCATGCCACGACCCTGGAGGGGACAGCACTCAGGAATACACCTTTAAGTGTACCACTGGCTGGAAAGATGATGATTGGGGAGCATCCAGAACCCACAGCTCCTTCAGAGAGGAGTGGAACTGGGGCTCCGAAGGCCTCCAGTGTGCCCCATGAGCCTTCAGATCCAGAAGTCTCTCCATCTTCAG GGAGGCTGCAGGACAAGGCTGTGTGTCCTCTCTGCCGTGCCCAGGAAGGAGACCCGGTTGGTGGCAGCTGTGtgcacatctcctgcagctgctCTGCGGCTTCCAGGGACCCTGAGGCCTCACTCAGCCGCTCATCCAGCTGCCCCCGGTGCCAGGACTTGCTCCCGGGGAAGAGCCATGGAAGCCATGAGTGGCAGGAGGGCCTGCAGATGGCCAGTCTGAACCCCAAGAGCCTGCCACAGTGTAAGCGTCACATGAAGCAAGCACAGCTGCTCTTCTGCGAGGACCATGGGGAGCTCATTTGCCTTATCTGCCGGCTGAGCCAGGAGCACCGGGGCCACCGGGTGCGCCCCATTGAGGAGGCTGCCCTGGAATACAAG GAGCAAATTCAGAAGCAGTTGGACCATCTGAAGGAGTTGAGAAAATCTGGAGAGGAGCAGAGATCTCAGGGCGATAAGAAAACAGTGAACTCCCTG AAACAAGCTGAAACCCAAAAGCAGAGAATCCAGTACCAGTTGGAGCAGCTGTGCCAATTTTTAGAGCAGCAGGAGCGGCTCTTTGTGGCCTGGTTAGAGGAGTTGGGCCAGACCATCGGCCAGGTTAGGGAGACATATGGCACCCAAAGGACGAGGGACATCGCCCTTCTCGACAAGCTGATTGGGGAGCTGGAGGCCAAGCAGTGCCAGCCAGAGTGGGAGCTTATGAAG GACATTGGAGTCACCTTGCACAG GGCCAAGATGGTGACTGTCCCTGAGCTGTGGGCCACACCACCAGAGGTGAAAGAGAAGATCCACCTGCTCTACCAGAAATCAGAGTTTGTGGAGAAGCGCGTGAAGCACTTCTTGGGTAGGTGGGCTTGCAGGAGAATGGGAGGCGCCCCCTCACCTGCCTTCAAGAGCCATGTAGCCCGGACCCCCTGGCGTCCCTTTTCTATCTTCCTTGTCCTTTCTGACTCTGCCTTCAGCCTGTCCCAGATCTGTCCCCATCTGGGGAACCTAACTCAAACTCCTTCTCTCCTTTTAGAGACCCTGCGCTCAGAAGTGGAAACGTTCAATG TTAATGTGATTCTGGAAGCAGAAACTGTCCACTCCAACCTCATCTTTCATCTTCTCTGA